Part of the Vigna radiata var. radiata cultivar VC1973A chromosome 11, Vradiata_ver6, whole genome shotgun sequence genome is shown below.
AATCACTACCCCTTCATAATGAGGAGTCCCTTCGCTCCATTTTTTTCGCTTCACACTCATCATGCACTAATAATGCCTAATATATTAAGGACTCAAAGAAtacgaatattttaatataatgaatgaCATTTGGtcacttaatttatatattaaagaaaaatctttGACAGAATTTATATAATGAAGAAGCATAGCCATTCAATgatttaaaggtttaagttGCAATATGTTCTGTTTATTGCAGGGCTCCTTATAATCCAACGAAAGATTGAAATGGATGGATAAACACTCATACAAGGAAAGAGGTTGACATTTGTTTATCTAAATAAGACTcattattgtaaatatcatTGAATAATAACTAGGAACTctgattataaattttatacccTATAGTTTTGCAATTTGTAATAAGCTAGTCTTTAGTAAGATCATATGTGATACCTTAACCACTGATTTATTCAATGCATGATGTTTTAAAGCTTGTTCTAATAAAAGGTGCTATATCGTTGGTCATAAAAGCTGACATTAGTAGCACAAAGATGACCCGTGCTTCTGATANCATCAAATTCACTGCCAAAGTGTTCCACATAGATCATAATGGGTTTATTGGTCATGTTGGTTCTCGTTTTCAACATAATCCAAAAGatgatcaaataaaatatctgaaTGTTGAAGCTAATATATATCAGGGTTGAAAACCAATGTACGAGGCTCCTATTACTAAAAGATGCAATTTATAATAATCATAGAcaggaaaaagtaaaagaacaaccgatataataatatatataactaatataaaataaaataaaagttagtaaAACGCTGATAAATGAAGGTTCCAATGTAGATGAAGTGTTTTAGTCTAAAATAAACTCTCAAgtcaaaatgataattttagtCTAAAGTAACCTCTCAATGAACCGGTTTTAGTCTAAAATAACCTCTCAAGTCCAGGTAAGTGAATGATTGCTtaactttctttaatttcataagTTAATGCTCGTATTGCGAGTAGAGAGTATCCAATGATCATCTCGCTCATGGAACTATTTCAAGCCTGCTAGACAGCCCTGTTAAGATATGtgaaatattctattaaaggatattaggcaatcaaacattatgttagttatattttaaaagaagattgccagtggtagagagagtgaaggactgtattatcttgaaaatgtctcacaacaaaaccataaaagaagaTTGGTttgtcttgcgaatgatcacaaacaagataaaaacaaaaaagaaatttggttgtggcataaacggTTGGGACATCCCTCNNNNNNNNNNNNNNNNNNNNNNNNNNNNNNNNNNNNNNNNNNNNNNNNNNNNNNNNNNNNNNNNNNNNNNNNNNNNNNNNNNNNNNNNNNNNNNNNNNNNNNNNNNNNNNNNNNNNNNNNNNNNNNNNNNNNNNNNNNNNNNNNNNNNNNNNNNNNNNNNNNNNNNNNNNNNNNNNNNNNNNNNNNNNNNNNNNNNNNNNNNNNNNNNNNNNNNNNNNNNNNNNNNNNNNNNNNNNNNNNNNNNNNNNNNNNNNNNNNNNNNNNNNNNNNNNNNNNNNNNNNNNNNNNNNNNNNNNNNNNNNNNNNNNNNNNNNNNNNNNNNNNNNNNNNNNNNNNNNNNNNNNNNNNNNNNNNNNNNNNNNNNNNNNNNNNNNNNNNNNNNNNNNNNNNNNNNNNNNNNNNNNNNNNNNNNNNNNNNNNNNNNNNNNNNNNNNNNNNNNNNNNNNNNNNNNNNNNNNNNNNNNNNNNNNNNNNNNNNNNNNNNNNNNNNNNNNNNNNNNNNNNNNNNNNNNNNNNNNNNNNNNNNNNNNNNNNNNNNNNNNNNNNNNNNNNNNNNNNNNNNNNNNNNNNNNNNNNNNNNNNNNNNNNNNNNNNNNNNNNNNNNNNNNNNNNNNNNNNNNNNNNNNNNNNNNNNNNNNNNNNNNNNNNNNNNNNNNNNNNNNNNNNNNNNNNNNNNNNNNNNNNNNNNNNNNNNNNNNNNNNNNNNNNNNNNNNNNNNNNNNNNNNNNNNNNNNNNNNNNNNNNNNNNNNNNNNNNNNNNNNNNNNNNNNNNNNNNNNNNNNNNNNNNNNNNNNNNNNNNNNNNNNNNNNNNNNNNNNNNNNNNNNNNNNNNNNNNNNNNNNNNNNNNNNNNNNNNNNNNNNNNNNNNNNNNNNNNNNNNNNNNNNNNNNNNNNNNNNNNNNNNNNNNNNNNNNNNNNNNNNNNNNNNNNNNNNNNNNNNNNNNNNNNNNNNNNNNNNNNNNNNNNNNNNNNNNNNNNNNNNNNNNNNNNNNNNNNNNNNNNNNNNNNNNNNNNNNNNNNNNNNNNNNNNNNNNNNNNNNNNNNNNNNNNNNNNNNNNNNNNNNNNNNNNNNNNNNNNNNNNNNNNNNNNNNNNNNNNNNNNNNNNNNNNNNNNNNNNNNNNNNNNNNNNNNNNNNNNNNNNNNNNNNNNNNNNNNNNNNNNNNNNNNNNNNNNNNNNNNNNNNNNNNNNNNNNNNNNNNNNNNNNNNNNNNNNNNNNNNNNNNNNNNNNNNNNNNNNNNNNNNNNNNNNNNNNNNNNNNNNNNNNNNNNNNNNNNNNNNNNNNNNNNNNNNNNNNNNNNNNNNNNNNNNNNNNNNNNNNNNNNNNNNNNNNNNNNNNNNNNNNNNNNNNNNNNNNNNNNNNNNNNNNNNNNNNNNNNNNNNNNNNNNNNNNNNNNNNNNNNNNNNNNNNNNNNNNNNNNNNNNNNNNNNNNNNNNNNNNNNNNNNNNNNNNNNNNNNNNNNNNNNNNNNNNNNNNNNNNNNNNNNNNNNNNNNNNNNNNNNNNNNNNNNNNNNNNNNNNNNNNNNNNNNNNNNNNNNNNNNNNNNNNNNNNNNNNNNNNNNNNNNNNNNNNNNNNNNNNNNNNNNNNNNNNNNNNNNNNNNNNNNNNNNNNNNNNNNNNNNNNNNNNNNNNNNNNNNNNNNNNNNNNNNNNNNNNNNNNNNNNNNNNNNNNNNNNNNNNNNNNNNNNNNNNNNNNNNNNNNNNNNNNNNNNNNNNNNNNNNNNNNNNNNNNNNNNNNNNNNNNNNNNNNNNNNNNNNNNNNNNNNNNNNNNNNNNNNNNNNNNNNNNNNNNNNNNNNNNNNNNNNNNNNNNNNNNNNNNNNNNNNNNNNNNNNNNNNNNNNNNNNNNNNNNNNNNNNNNNNNNNNNNNNNNNNNNNNNNNNNNNNNNNNNNNNNNNNNNNNNNNNNNNNNNNNNNNNNNNNNNNNNNNNNNNNNNNNNNNNNNNNNNNNNNNNNNNNNNNNNNNNNNNNNNNNNNNNNNNNNNNNNNNNNNNNNNNNNNNNNNNNNNNNNNNNNNNNNNNNNNNNNNNNNNNNNNNNNNNNNNNNNNNNNNNNNNNNNNNNNNNNNNNNNNNNNNNNNNNNNNNNNNNNNNNNNNNNNNNNNNNNNNNNNNNNNNNNNNNNNNNNNNNNNNNNNNNNNNNNNNNNNNNNNNNNNNNNNNNNNNNNNNNNNNNNNNNNNNNNNNNNNNNNNNNNNNNNNNNNNNNNNNNNNNNNNNNNNNNNNNNNNNNNNNNNNNNNNNNNNNNNNNNNNNNNNNNNNNNNNNNNNNNNNNNNNNNNNNNNNNNNNNNNNNNNNNNNNNNNNNNNNNNNNNNNNNNNNNNNNNNNNNNNNNNNNNNNNNNNNNNNNNNNNNNNNNNNNNNNNNNNNNNNNNNNNNNNNNNNNNNNNNNNNNNNNNNNNNNNNNNNNNNNNNNNNNNNNNNNNNNNNNNNNNNNNNNNNNNNNNNNNNNNNNNNNNNNNNNNNNNNNNNNNNNNNNNNNNNNNNNNNNNNNNNNNNNNNNNNNNNNNNNNNNNNNNNNNNNNNNNNNNNNNNNNNNNNNNNNNNNNNNNNNNNNNNNNNNNNNNNNNNNNNNNNNNNNNNNNNNNNNNNNNNNNNNNNNNNNNNNNNNNNNNNNNNNNNNNNNNNNNNNNNNNNNNNNNNNNNNNNNNNNNNNNNNNNNNNNNNNNNNNNNNNNNtaatttcatttccttttgtaagatcagagttacagttggctgatgttctcactaaaggagtgtcaagaagattgtttgatgagtctctattcaagttgggaatgtgtgatatccatgcaccaacttgagtgggggtgttaagatatgtgaaatattctattaaaggatattaggcaatcaaacattatgttagttatattttaaatattattataatttgtgcagatttgtgcacatgttttttctttaatagatgaaggattataggatccttgtatgtatatatatggtactctattctttgaaataatacatcagaattatttttaatccttttaataaGCCCGACATAAAGTAGTAGTACGCAAGAATTCATTTGATCGTGTACTTGAAGAGTGAACGAGACATTCCAAGCATAATCGAAGAACAGTCTGAGTTTGGAGAGATTTCTTAAAGGATTTTGGGGTTTGGAGTATAAATCGGATAAAAATTATTAGCAACACGCTCTAGTTCTTCAGGTAAGTCTCAAAATGCCTAAGgtagataattttataaaattcaaatttcaatattcccttatattattaatgtggTTGACAAGTGTGTTTATGCTTTATTCAATTAGTCATCTATTGCTCTGTACAGCCTTGACTGATAATAGTAATTTTTACTTGTATTGCTTGATGAATTCTATACATTCATATTGAGTTTTACACTGCCNTGTATGCTAGAATATCTGAAAATATCAATTTTGCTACCTTCAANAAAAGTCATATTTCCTTATGCTACCTTCAAGTATCCAAAAGCAAAGGTACATTCATCATGTACAAATCTCGCCTTTCAGTACAAAAACGGGTTACATTCTACAAATGATTCATCCATTGCTATCCTAGAGTGAGGATTTCTAAGTGCTTCAGAGTTTAATGCACAATCTCATGTATAAAATTCCTCTGCTATTATCCTGCTACTTTTATATTTCACACTTTCATGAACTGTACTCAAATAAGATTAAGGTGCCTTGAACACCAAAATCACTAGCACTTCATAGAGAGGAGTCCCTTTGCTCCATGTTGTTTTACTTCACACACATCATGCATCATATCCAAAACTCCATgcaatgaaaaacaaaacattaaggGGGCAATCTGACATAAACCTACAATTCAGAGGAAAAGTGTTTTCAACATATATAATCTTTGAGATAATTTAGCCATTCCCACCTCACATATGGAAGTTATTCAAAAACTTTGAATCCTTCATCATAATTTTCCCTGCGTTCATAGATTTCGGCCTTGTGGCATTGGTTTGGCCTTTTCTGGATCCAAagtccttttctctcttttatatatactttaatctttttattgatactaacaaaatttttagatatttagtatcaatatatatatatatatagagagagagagagaccaTTCTCACTTTATAAGCTCTAAGCAGATTTTGTAAAATAGACTTAGAAATAATTATGTAAGATGATATGAATGTGTAATGGAGATCCATTAATGTGGTGACTTATCATGTTACACTTGTATCAAGCCCAATAGTGACTTTGGACGCTATAGgagtttgattataattttttgaaacaattgttgtgtaattttaatatagtaGTCTTCAGTAAGATGAGATGTCATATATTATAACCTCTGATTTCTAGTGTTATATGTTATGTCTGTATTCAAATCATGATGTTTGGGGAACATTGTGTAGGGAGCCTTTGTTGAGGAgaagattataataaaaatttagcaGATGTTTAGAAAGTTGAGATGAAAGATCGGAAGATGTTAGTGATTGCAGTGGATGGAAGAGAGCAAAATGTTATGCAATTATTACAATGTAGGGCCCTGAATTCAAGTGAAGCCAAGAGTATCTTTTGATATGGATCCCAAAAATTTATGACTGTAagttaataatcataataaatagtACTAACAATAATGAATGAAATGTATATAGTATGATAGATGAGAGATTTATATCATGGGAAAAAACTTTAGTAAATTGACTGACTAAGATATGAAAAGAGAACTTAGAATTTAGAAAATTGTTATAGAAGCATTAGTTATTGAGAAAAGCCTATAAGATGCAATTTATAATAATCATATCTAGGGATAAAGTAAAAGAACAACCGATATAAtcacataaattatataaaataaaaaaacattttataatgaTAGTAAATAAAGGTTGTAATTAGATAAACACACACAAAAGTCATATAAGTTAGTGGGTGAAGGCTGTAGCATCTCAATCATTCATTTAAAGATGACAAACAAAAGtcactttatttatttctttttctgtcCCCACTTTCCTTCTCTCTGCTCAATTATTTTGCATCAAAGCAGCACCACTTGATTAAATTGCCTTCAAATCACCACACCAAATATTGCTCTCCATTATTCACCAACCTTTCCTTCAATCTATCGCTCATTCCTCCCAATGGCCGAAGCTTTGTTGGGCTCTGTGATTGAAAATTTGGGATCTTTTGTTCAAGACCAACTTGGAACTTACTTGGGTGTTGAACAACAAATTCAGAAGCTTTCCAACAACCTCACCGCAATTCGTGCTGTCCTCAGAGATGCGGAGAGAAAGCAAATTACAAGTGAAGTCCTCAAGAATTGGCTGCAGAAACTTACAGATGCAGCATATGTATTGGATGATATCTTGGATGAATGTTCAATTCACTTCACAAAGATGCCCTCTGATGATGGACATACTTCATGCCTATCCCGTCTCCATCCTAAGGACATTCTCTTTCGTTTTAATATTGCCAAGAGGATGAAAGACATCACCCAAAGATTTCATGACATTCATGAAGAAAAGAGCAGGTTTAATTTAGAACATGGTGTCACAGAGGTGCAAGCAGTGGATGATGATTGGCGCCAAACTAGCTCTGACATTACAGAACCTGTAGTTTATGGCAGAGACCATGATCGAGAGCAAATTGTGAAGTTTCTTCTGGAAGACGCTAGTAACAGTGAAGAGCTCTCTATCTTTCCCATAGTTGGCATGGGTGGACTTGGCAAAACAACATTAGCCAAGCAGGTTTTCAATGACCACAGGGTATGCAAACATTTTCACAAGACAATTTGGGTTTGTGTTTCCGATGATTTCAACAACATGACAATACTACAATCCATCATAGAATGCATCACCGGGCAAAATCCCAATCTCAATAGCTTAGAAGCAATGCGGAAAAAGGTTGAAGAAGTG
Proteins encoded:
- the LOC111240590 gene encoding putative disease resistance protein RGA3; the protein is MAEALLGSVIENLGSFVQDQLGTYLGVEQQIQKLSNNLTAIRAVLRDAERKQITSEVLKNWLQKLTDAAYVLDDILDECSIHFTKMPSDDGHTSCLSRLHPKDILFRFNIAKRMKDITQRFHDIHEEKSRFNLEHGVTEVQAVDDDWRQTSSDITEPVVYGRDHDREQIVKFLLEDASNSEELSIFPIVGMGGLGKTTLAKQVFNDHRVCKHFHKTIWVCVSDDFNNMTILQSIIECITGQNPNLNSLEAMRKKVEEVLHGMRYLLVLDDVWNEDPEKWEQLKGKLQCARAAKGSTILVTTRLEEVASIIQTHPAYHLKKLSGDESWSLFKYHAFGPNRKEMEELVAIGKEIVRNCIGLPLAIKTLGSLLRDQSEDIFVDCPKT